The Zymobacter palmae DNA window GCGTAGCGCAGACATTCGAGCAAGGTTGATTTACCTGTCCCTCGACCGCCGATAACGGTGTTGAGGTGATCGGAGAAGTCCACGCGGACGCCATCCAGGTAGCCACCCGTGACGGTCATGCGGAGCACCTTGCCAATCGGACTTTCGGCCTGCTGCGAGTTCAAACGGATGCGTGACCCTGGGTCAAGGAAGGCTACCTTGAACGCTGCAAAGTTGGGCCGCGTCATCTTGATGAGGCAAGTGGCTCCCGGTTGCTCCAAGTCTTCCGGCTTGGCAACATCTTTGGCATTGATAACAGCTATTGGCCGCTCGCGGTGATAATCATCGTTTTTGTTCAGCAGCACCTTACGGTAGAAATCGTTTTCCACTCCTGCCAAGTCATCTACCGGCCCCGGAATCTGGGCCGAGCGTAGCTTGGGCAGCGTCCACACATGGTGGAGCCGATTCTTTAAAAGCCCGCTATCAGATGTACAGTGTGCAGCGTAGATGAAGCCACCAAGCTGATCGACCCTCTCAATTAACTGCTCGGAACTCAACCGAGAGGGACGAACACCATCCGCCGGATCAAGTAGGTCAAGATTACCAAGATACCGTTCAAGCTGTTGTCCCGTAGTCTCTTCCGAAAACAGGCAAACATAGTGGGTTTTGTCATTTGAGGCTATTTCGAAGCCGGGAAACACCACGATACCATGCGGCTGAATTACCTCACGCATGGCATCGATACTGCTCACACAGCCGTGATCTGCCACCCCAACTACATCGACGCCCAATTCAAGACACTTATCAAGTAGTGCCTGGTTATACGTAACCTCATCTAAACCGTGATCTTTTCCTCTATATGAGCTGTTGTAGCTGACAGGGTTGACTTGGAGCGCACAGCGCCAGAATTTTGCACAGGTGAATTGTTCCTGCATGCCGCTCTCCTTACGAGCCATCAGCCCAAGCGTAGCCTCTGCCGCGACATGAACAGCCAATGCTGCCGCAAATGTTTTTTAAATCGGTCATTGATGACCGCCTAGTGAAATCGCTGGAATTAACCGAACACGCTCTGATACCGTGGCTTATAACTAATTAAGCATAGCCAGGTTATGGTAAATATCGACATGAGCCGAACTGTTGGCCTTGATTAATATGCTGGCCAATCAGGCCGACGCAGAAGCCTACTGAGCTTCTCCGCTGCCGCCCAAGGAGTGTTAATAAATTGATGCCCTATAGGTTACCGAGAATGGCCAAATGAAGAGAGGCGGCCACTGGCCGCTTCTCTTCACCTTCTTCGCATTTACTCAAAACGTTATTAGCCACATTCTTGACGTAACACTTTCATAGCTTTATGAAAATCTACCCTAGTCGCACGGCCCGTTCCGGCTTGGTAGTACACCACCATGAAAGCGTTAGCGACAGCTTCAGCCAATGGTCCAAGGCTCCGCGCCTCTTCTTGGCTGATGTACTCCATAGAGGTAAGTATAGCTGCTGCCTGATGAACTGCTTGCCCTGATTCGCTACTATATATTATATTGCGTTTCACCCCTCCAGTGGGGTGTTAAGTGAAAGTGCCGGGGGTGTTTTGGGCCCGCCCGGTGCACTTAAAGGTACAGCCCCGCCGCTTTAGCGAATGCCGACCGCTTATTGCTGCCACTCTTGGCTTTAATTATCACCGGTTTGATTTCGGCCTCTCGCACAGAGTCTGGGCGTGCTACAAAAGCCGCTGTCTCAGCCTCTGCATCAACCTCGGTCGATTGATCGCCCAAAGGCGAAACAAACACCTGCACTTCCTCTTGGCGTTCATCCAATGCTGCGAGCGCGACCATATACGGTGTCATCATTGCTCTAGCTCCTGCTTTCGTTGTTATTTGTGTCACAATTCGCGGATGAGGCCGCTTCGTCGTTGCTCGGAGCGCCACCCAAACTATTGCCATCGAATTGGCCAGACTGCCCCGTTTCCTTCGGCTCCATGCTCGGCATATTACTGCCTTTGCTTATACTAGCCGACGCTTTCTGAAATACAGCCTGTATGGCTGAAGCGCTACTCCTTTCCTACAGCGGCCCCCATGATGGTCTTACTTGCCATTGCCACACCGCCAGTGACCATGTTGCCCGTTGTCATTGCTGCCCCCCATAGCGGCACCTGCACCTATTTGAGATATCTCTAGAAACACGTTCAAACGAAGGTATTCGGAAAACAAAAAAGCCCGCAGTTATGCGGGCTTTTAGGTATTTTCGTGCTACTTAGTGCCTATCTATGTCAGACAACAAATCATTCCCACTCGATCGTTGCCGGCGGCTTGCTCGACACATCATACGTCACGCGGGAAATGCCGCTGATCTCGTTGATGATGCGGTTGGAAACCTTCTCCAGCAGCTCATACGGGAGGTGTGCCCAGCGTGCGGTCATAAAGTCGATGGTTTCGACAGCGCGCAGTGCAACAACCCATTCGTAGCGGCGTGCATCGCCGACAACACCGACGGACTTGACCGGCAGGAAGACGGCAAAAGCCTGACTGGTCTTGTCGTACCAGCCGGAGTTGCGCAGCTCTTCCATGAAGATAGCGTCAGCTTCGCGCAGGATGTCGGCGTACTCTTTCTTCACTTCGCCGAGGATACGTACGCCAAGGCCCGGGCCCGGGAACGGATGACGGTAGACCATGCTGTGCGGCAGACCCAGTTCGAGGCCGATCTTACGTACTTCGTCCTTGAACAGTTCGCGCAGAGGCTCAACCAGTTTGAGCTTCATGGTTTCCGGCAGGCCGCCCACGTTGTGGTGGGACTTGATGACGTGCGCTTTACCCGTCTTGGTATCGGCAGACTCAACGACGTCGGGGTAGATCGTGCCCTGTGCAAGGAACTCGACTTCGGTCAGCTTAGCCGCTTCTTCATCAAAGATGTCGATGAAGGAATTACCGATGATCTTGCGCTTAGCTTCGGGGTCAGTAATGCCCGCCAGCTTACCGAGGAACAGGTCTTCGGCATCGACACGGATGACCTTAACACCCATGTTGTCGGCGAAGGTCTTCATGACCTGATCGCCTTCATTTTTGCGCAGCAGACCGTTGTCCACGAACACGCAGGTCAGCTGGTCGCCAATGGCTTTGTGCAGCAGCGCTGCAACAACAGAAGAGTCGACACCGCCAGAGAGCGCCAGCAGTACCTTGCGCTTGCCGACCAGTTCGCGTACGCGATCTACTTGGTCGTCGATGATGCGTGCCGGTGTCCACAGGCATTCGCAGCCACAGATATCGACAACGAAGCGCTGGAGCAGCTCTTGGCCTTTGATGGAGTGCGTGACTTCCGGGTGGAACTGCACGCCATAGAAATCTTTTTCAGCCCATGACATGGCGGCGATCGGGCAAGTATCGGTAGACGCCGTTACGCTGAACTGCGCAGGCGCGGTACCGACCTTATCACCGTGGCTCATCCACACATCCAGCAGCGGCTTGCCGTTGGCATCGACAGCGTCTTGCAGGCCTGCGAAAAGGCGATCTTCGACGTCGACACGCACCTGTGCGTAGCCGAATTCATGCTTGTCGGAGCCGATCGTCTTGCCGCCCAGCTGCTCGGCCATTGCCTGCATGCCGTAGCAGATACCGAATACCGGCAGGCCCAGCTCGAATACGCAGTCAGGAATGCGCGGCGAGTTGTCGGCATGAACGGATTCCGGGCTACCGGAAAGAATGATCCCGTTAGGATTGAATGCACGAATCTCGTCTTCGCTCATATCAAACGGGTGGATTTCGCAGAACACGCCGATTTCACGCACGCGACGTGCGATCAGCTGTGTGTACTGCGACCCGAAATCAAGGATCAGGATTTTGTGGGCGTGGATGTCGTGCATGGAAAAGACCGTCCGCTTTTATGGCTAAAGGAGCATGAGCTCGCGATGTCATGAACGCTTGAAGAGCAGTGAGAGGAACGCCCTCTCACTGCTGACACTGTATCGCTTCTCTATCGGGAAGGGATCAGCTGATGTGGTAGTTCGGTGCTTCTTTGGTGATCTGCACGTCGTGGACGTGGGATTCCGCGAAGCCAGCACTGGTGATGCGTACGAACTCGGGCTTGGTGCGCATTTCGTCGATGGTGCGGCAACCGGTATACCCCATGGAAGCGCGCAGACCACCCATCAGCTGGTGAATGATGGCAGACATAGCACCTTTGTACGCAACGCGGCCTTCGATACCTTCCGGTACCAGTTTTTCAACGCCGGCGTCTTTGTCTTGGAAGTAACGGTCGCTAGAACCGTGAGACTGGGACATGGCCCCCATGGAACCCATACCGCGGTACGCTTTATAGGTACGGCCTTGGTACAGTTCGATCTCACCCGGTGCTTCTTCAGTACCGGCCAGCAGGCCACCGACCATGACGCTGTTGGCGCCAGCAACGATGACTTTGGCGATATCACCAGAGAAACGGACACCGCCGTCAGCGATAACCGGTACGCCGGAGTCTTTCAGTGCTTCAGCGATGTCGGCAACGGCGCTGATCTGCGGCACACCGACACCCGCAACGATACGCGTGGTGCAGATAGAACCCGGGCCGATACCCACTTTGACGGCGTCCGCGCCAGCTTCAACCAGTGCGCGAGCAGCGGCTGCCGTTGCGATGTTACCGCCGATAACCTGAACGTCAGGATAGGTTTCTTTTACCCAGCGAACACGTTCGATAACGCCACGGGAGTGACCGTGAGCGGTATCGACGACGATGACGTCAACGCCCGCTTTGACCAGCGCATCAACGCGATCCGGCGTTTCAGCACCCGTACCGACAGCGGCACCGACCAGCAGGCGACCATCAGCATCTTTTGCAGCGTTCGGGTAGTTACGTGCTTTTTTGATATCGCGCACGGTGACCATGCCGACCAGCTCTTCACCGTTGACAACGAGGATCTTCTCGATGCGGTGTTCCTGCAGCTTCTGTTTGATCTCTTCCAGCGGCGTGCCTTCCGGTACGGTGACCAGTTTTTCACGCGTGGTCATAACATCAGCAACGCGAGTGCTCAGGTCACGCTTGAAGCGCATGTCGCGGCTAGTCACGATACCGGCCAGCTTGCCATCGTCCAGAACGGGGAAGCCGGAGAAACCAGACTCAGCGGCCAGCTCGGCCAGTTCACCCAGCGACATAGAAGATGTCACAGTGACGGGCTCTTTGACGACGACCGTTTCGAATTTCTTGACCTTGCGAACTTCATGGGCCTGCTGTTCGATGGTCATGTTCTTGTGGATGATGCCGATACCACCTTCCTGCGCCATGCCGATGGCCAGGCGAGATTCGGTAACGGTATCCATCGCGGAAGACAGCAGCGGAACGTTGATCGTCAGCTTGCGCGTCAGGCGAGTGCTGAGCTGAACATCCTTCGGCAGTACATCGGAATAGCCGGGGATAAGAAGAACGTCGTCAAAGGTAAGCGCTTCTTGGGCAATGCGGAGCATGGCATGAGTCCCGTGTTTGAAATGAACGAAAGCCCCATTGATCTGGCCACTACGCGACGCAGCAGTGATCAACGGTGCATCAAAACCAAGCGAGCCGGTCGCTTCAGGGGAAGGAACGTTCCCGTAAAGCGACCGACTCGCGGAATTCTTCGCTGCCGATCATCCATTCAGCCATTCGACACTGTAATGCTGGGCCGCCCGAATCCCTGACTCGCTGTGGAGCCTGCGGGGGCGTTGCCAAGAGCATATTCAGGTCGATCATAATCAGGCATCGGCGTATGAAAATTGATGCGGCATTCTAACCGATCACTCGGAATACGACAATCTTTTATGTGCTATATCGTGGATGACCGCTCCCCCTGTTAAGATAGAGTGGTCTGCGGTATACCCTGCCTATAGGTGCCGCTCCGGAAGAATCTGCTGGGGTATCGTCACCATGAGTTTTCCTCCCTCCTCTACGGCTCCCGCTGAACCTGGCTCAGCGCCAGAGCAGGCGCTTTCGGTCTCTGAACTGAACCGCTCGGCGCGGCTATTGCTGGAGCGCCACTTGCCCTATTGTTGGATAGAGGGTGAGATATCGTCGCTTTCGCAGCCCTCTTCGGGGCACGCCTATTTCACGCTCAAGGATGCTCACGCTCAGGTACGCTGTGCGCTGTTCCGCCAGCAGGCTCGCTTTGTGGCGGCACCACTGCGTGAAGGCGCGCAGGTGCAGGTACGCGCGCAAATTTCACTCTATGAGCCGCGTGGGGACTACCAGCTGATCGTGGAGGCGGTACGAGCTGTGGGACACGGTGCCTTGCTGCAAGCCTTGGAAGCGCTGCGTCAGCGTCTGAACGAGGAAGGGTTGTTTGCTAAATCGCAGCCGCTGCCTTATCCCCCCCGTCATCTGGGACTGATCACGTCTCCGACAGGCGCGGCGATCAAGGATGTAATGGCGGTATTGGCCGCGCGCTGGCCGGGTATCCAAGTCAGCCTGTTACCCGTACCGGTGCAGGGTCAGCAGGCCCCCGACGCTATCGTCAGTGCCCTACAGGCAGCCAATCGTGATGGACGCTTCGATGCACTATTGCTAACGCGTGGCGGCGGGAGTTTCGAAGACCTTAACGTCTTCAACGATGAACGTATTGCCCGTGCCCTGCATGCCTCACGCATTCCGGTGCTGTCCGCCATCGGCCACGAGATCGATTCGACCATCGCCGACCTAGCGGCAGATGCGGCAGCGCCGACACCGTCGGCAGCCGCTGAACGCTTGACGCCCGACCAGCGCGACACGCGCCGCCGACTGGTCCAGTTAGCTCACCGCCTGCTCAATGCACAGCATCATATTCTGCATACGGCTCGTCAGCGCATCGACCACCTATCCTTGCGTCTGCGCGATCCAAGCGATTATCTGCGCCACCAGCGCCAACGGCTCGAAGCACTGACCCATCGACTTTGGCACGCCCAGACGGCCCGCTTAGGTGAGGCCCGCCAACAGTTGTCCCTTTTACAAGCACGTCTGCGCCACCCTCAAGCGCTACTGGATGAGCAGCGCCAGCGTTTGATGACCCTGCGCCAACGCCTGATACAAGCTCAGCACCAGCGCTTCCATCATTATCAGCAGCGCTGGCAGCAC harbors:
- a CDS encoding type I toxin-antitoxin system ptaRNA1 family toxin — translated: MKRNIIYSSESGQAVHQAAAILTSMEYISQEEARSLGPLAEAVANAFMVVYYQAGTGRATRVDFHKAMKVLRQECG
- the guaA gene encoding glutamine-hydrolyzing GMP synthase; this encodes MHDIHAHKILILDFGSQYTQLIARRVREIGVFCEIHPFDMSEDEIRAFNPNGIILSGSPESVHADNSPRIPDCVFELGLPVFGICYGMQAMAEQLGGKTIGSDKHEFGYAQVRVDVEDRLFAGLQDAVDANGKPLLDVWMSHGDKVGTAPAQFSVTASTDTCPIAAMSWAEKDFYGVQFHPEVTHSIKGQELLQRFVVDICGCECLWTPARIIDDQVDRVRELVGKRKVLLALSGGVDSSVVAALLHKAIGDQLTCVFVDNGLLRKNEGDQVMKTFADNMGVKVIRVDAEDLFLGKLAGITDPEAKRKIIGNSFIDIFDEEAAKLTEVEFLAQGTIYPDVVESADTKTGKAHVIKSHHNVGGLPETMKLKLVEPLRELFKDEVRKIGLELGLPHSMVYRHPFPGPGLGVRILGEVKKEYADILREADAIFMEELRNSGWYDKTSQAFAVFLPVKSVGVVGDARRYEWVVALRAVETIDFMTARWAHLPYELLEKVSNRIINEISGISRVTYDVSSKPPATIEWE
- the guaB gene encoding IMP dehydrogenase, which produces MLRIAQEALTFDDVLLIPGYSDVLPKDVQLSTRLTRKLTINVPLLSSAMDTVTESRLAIGMAQEGGIGIIHKNMTIEQQAHEVRKVKKFETVVVKEPVTVTSSMSLGELAELAAESGFSGFPVLDDGKLAGIVTSRDMRFKRDLSTRVADVMTTREKLVTVPEGTPLEEIKQKLQEHRIEKILVVNGEELVGMVTVRDIKKARNYPNAAKDADGRLLVGAAVGTGAETPDRVDALVKAGVDVIVVDTAHGHSRGVIERVRWVKETYPDVQVIGGNIATAAAARALVEAGADAVKVGIGPGSICTTRIVAGVGVPQISAVADIAEALKDSGVPVIADGGVRFSGDIAKVIVAGANSVMVGGLLAGTEEAPGEIELYQGRTYKAYRGMGSMGAMSQSHGSSDRYFQDKDAGVEKLVPEGIEGRVAYKGAMSAIIHQLMGGLRASMGYTGCRTIDEMRTKPEFVRITSAGFAESHVHDVQITKEAPNYHIS
- the xseA gene encoding exodeoxyribonuclease VII large subunit, producing the protein MSFPPSSTAPAEPGSAPEQALSVSELNRSARLLLERHLPYCWIEGEISSLSQPSSGHAYFTLKDAHAQVRCALFRQQARFVAAPLREGAQVQVRAQISLYEPRGDYQLIVEAVRAVGHGALLQALEALRQRLNEEGLFAKSQPLPYPPRHLGLITSPTGAAIKDVMAVLAARWPGIQVSLLPVPVQGQQAPDAIVSALQAANRDGRFDALLLTRGGGSFEDLNVFNDERIARALHASRIPVLSAIGHEIDSTIADLAADAAAPTPSAAAERLTPDQRDTRRRLVQLAHRLLNAQHHILHTARQRIDHLSLRLRDPSDYLRHQRQRLEALTHRLWHAQTARLGEARQQLSLLQARLRHPQALLDEQRQRLMTLRQRLIQAQHQRFHHYQQRWQHLYERFERQRAQLTLLPLQQQLDTLHNRLQRAQHQGLARYQQRLAFLMHRLDGVSPLQTLKRGYAVVRSGQQVITQVEEVSIGQTLDVELDNGTLHVKVEEQQFKA